Proteins encoded together in one Pelagicoccus enzymogenes window:
- a CDS encoding PAS domain S-box protein: MPLRHVQRRIYTKLGIVLLALLLCFFATFAWLVKRVQLDEMERSAAFLLEWANRLEAGDAEQELAELQVGIADWEGEPELFLRLGGRLFPQDAASGDIPADLVRLWDDGREVPRKREGYLYWQASSERANGLGQLLAIVRFKDSSVWGFVLERYSALFLLGAGFLVSVIASLLVLQGRLVFRPLSRMLRSIESGIEGVSASLPPWREQSDEFESLAARYDELIEVLERQGKELQFRNDELRHLLDALPAYIWFKDDQNNIVRLNRAAAESVGYSVEELEGRAVAEIFPEEAEAYFRDDKAVIESGKAKLGYVESYSPVNGERRTVRTDKIPYVNEEGKVTGVVVLVTDITELVHLQEEREASDRLIRRLVEIGNWEAAGVEERIAAGLKDTCETLGMKTGILSEISGDLYTVRQVHDEGGKISKGSVFRLDEVYCQFVVMTGRSMATNHLGETAWGRMKCYETLRLESYIASPIRKGDEIVGTINFSSPEIRERPFAQFEIDAVRLLSNWIEGLLRQEEIVDQLNRQKAELRLILDTTPSQIWFKDDRNRILRANRAAAAHLGLEVEEVEGKLTSELLPLEADRSYEEDRSVLESGEPMLGRIRSVTTIGNRNAWFRYDKLPYRLDDERSGVIVVASDITELVESQAAVKEADERFRAAVEESPVGMLIVDSELRVVMVNGEAERIFGYEREELLWGSVDRLLGSRVMTALSCVFDADELVEDQVRLGADGKLLVARKDGTELPVEVIVSLYSLSGDSFAMVSIFDVTARIESQSALHDSEERFQLAAKGASVGIWDWFNINGSEEWWSPRFYELIGYEPGELPSSLQSFKELLHPDDVEPTFAAVDKSLKEGTPFEADYRLLRKDGTYHWFFGSGMASFDEDGVPRRMTGTIQDINDRKIAEEELSRAVTDLKRANEELSNFAFLSSHDLQEPLRTISSFLHLLKDRYGPGMDREANEYMDFTLVAVERVQNMIRSLLGYCSLDSKRRAASLFNLQEAVDLSLRDLTKRIEERGVEISVVDALGSVYGDRNQISLVFQNLFSNAIKFNRSDRPTIKIACRTVSSFEIGREELREGDYTVVSIADNGIGIREKYQKRIFSIFQKLHPSGEYEGSGIGLSMVQKIMQQHEGYVWLESEEGKGSCFYLAFPKCEAN, encoded by the coding sequence ATGCCTCTCAGACACGTCCAACGACGGATTTACACCAAGCTCGGCATCGTGTTGCTAGCCCTTCTGCTCTGCTTTTTCGCTACTTTCGCTTGGCTGGTGAAGCGGGTCCAGCTGGATGAGATGGAGAGGTCCGCAGCCTTTTTGTTGGAATGGGCAAATCGCTTAGAGGCAGGCGATGCTGAGCAAGAGCTGGCAGAGCTGCAGGTTGGGATTGCCGATTGGGAAGGTGAACCGGAGCTTTTTCTGCGTTTGGGAGGTCGGCTGTTTCCGCAGGATGCTGCGAGCGGGGATATCCCGGCGGATTTGGTGAGGCTTTGGGATGACGGTCGGGAAGTGCCTCGAAAGCGGGAAGGTTACCTTTACTGGCAGGCGTCGTCTGAGCGTGCGAATGGGCTAGGCCAACTATTGGCGATCGTTCGATTCAAGGACTCGAGCGTTTGGGGCTTCGTTCTCGAACGCTACTCGGCCCTTTTTCTTTTGGGGGCCGGGTTTCTCGTTTCTGTCATTGCGTCATTGTTGGTCTTGCAAGGCCGGCTGGTGTTTCGGCCGCTTTCGCGCATGCTGCGTAGCATCGAAAGCGGAATCGAGGGCGTCTCTGCTTCCCTGCCACCTTGGCGCGAGCAATCGGACGAATTTGAGAGCTTGGCAGCTCGCTACGACGAGCTGATAGAAGTCCTGGAGCGGCAAGGGAAGGAATTGCAATTTCGCAACGACGAGCTGCGGCATCTGCTAGATGCTCTTCCGGCGTATATCTGGTTCAAGGACGACCAGAACAATATCGTGCGCTTGAATCGCGCGGCAGCTGAGTCGGTCGGCTATTCGGTCGAGGAACTGGAAGGAAGAGCGGTGGCGGAAATTTTCCCCGAAGAAGCCGAAGCCTACTTTCGCGACGACAAAGCGGTGATAGAAAGCGGCAAGGCAAAGCTCGGCTACGTCGAGAGCTATTCCCCGGTCAATGGAGAACGGCGAACCGTGAGAACCGACAAGATCCCTTACGTCAACGAGGAGGGCAAGGTGACTGGCGTGGTGGTTCTGGTTACGGATATCACGGAGTTGGTTCACTTGCAGGAGGAACGCGAGGCAAGCGATAGGCTTATCCGTCGGCTCGTGGAAATTGGGAATTGGGAGGCCGCGGGCGTTGAGGAGCGCATCGCGGCTGGCTTGAAGGATACCTGTGAAACGTTGGGAATGAAGACAGGTATTCTCTCGGAGATTTCCGGAGATTTGTATACCGTTCGGCAAGTTCACGACGAAGGTGGCAAGATTTCCAAGGGTTCGGTGTTCCGCTTGGACGAGGTTTATTGCCAGTTTGTGGTGATGACGGGACGTAGCATGGCAACCAACCACTTGGGGGAAACGGCTTGGGGGCGAATGAAGTGTTACGAAACGCTTCGATTGGAGAGCTATATTGCTTCGCCGATTCGAAAGGGTGACGAGATAGTGGGAACGATCAACTTCAGTTCGCCGGAGATAAGGGAGCGGCCGTTTGCCCAATTCGAAATCGATGCGGTTCGTTTGCTGTCGAATTGGATCGAAGGTCTTCTGAGGCAGGAAGAGATCGTGGATCAGCTCAATCGGCAAAAAGCTGAGCTGCGCTTGATTTTGGATACCACGCCCAGTCAGATTTGGTTCAAGGATGATAGGAACCGGATCTTGCGGGCGAATCGAGCTGCGGCTGCCCATCTCGGTCTCGAAGTAGAGGAAGTTGAAGGGAAGTTGACCAGCGAGCTTTTGCCGCTGGAGGCGGATCGATCCTACGAAGAAGATAGGAGCGTCTTGGAAAGTGGCGAGCCGATGTTGGGGCGTATCAGATCTGTCACTACGATAGGCAATCGAAATGCTTGGTTTCGCTATGACAAGTTGCCCTATCGTTTGGACGACGAACGAAGTGGAGTCATTGTCGTGGCTAGCGATATCACTGAATTGGTAGAGTCCCAAGCCGCGGTCAAAGAGGCAGATGAGCGTTTCCGCGCAGCGGTGGAAGAGTCGCCGGTGGGAATGCTGATCGTAGACTCGGAGCTTCGAGTAGTGATGGTCAACGGCGAAGCGGAACGTATTTTTGGATACGAACGAGAGGAGTTGCTTTGGGGGTCGGTTGACCGGTTGCTTGGCAGCCGGGTGATGACGGCTCTGAGTTGCGTCTTCGATGCTGACGAACTGGTTGAGGATCAAGTTCGGTTAGGGGCGGACGGGAAGCTGCTGGTCGCCCGCAAGGATGGGACGGAGCTTCCCGTTGAAGTGATAGTGAGCCTGTATTCTCTGTCTGGAGACAGCTTTGCTATGGTGTCAATCTTCGACGTGACGGCTCGAATCGAGTCGCAAAGTGCCTTGCACGATAGCGAAGAGAGGTTCCAATTAGCTGCCAAGGGAGCGAGCGTTGGCATTTGGGACTGGTTTAATATCAACGGAAGCGAGGAATGGTGGTCGCCTCGGTTTTACGAACTGATTGGATACGAGCCGGGCGAATTGCCGTCGAGCTTGCAGTCGTTCAAGGAATTGCTGCATCCGGATGATGTGGAGCCGACTTTTGCAGCAGTAGACAAGAGCTTGAAAGAGGGGACTCCCTTTGAGGCCGACTATCGATTGCTTCGGAAGGATGGGACCTACCATTGGTTTTTTGGCAGCGGCATGGCCTCCTTCGACGAGGACGGCGTTCCTCGTCGCATGACCGGCACGATCCAGGACATCAACGACCGAAAGATCGCGGAAGAGGAATTGTCGCGGGCTGTGACTGACTTGAAGCGGGCGAACGAGGAGCTTTCCAATTTCGCCTTTCTCAGCTCTCACGACTTGCAGGAGCCCTTGCGCACGATTTCGAGCTTTCTGCATTTGCTCAAAGACCGCTACGGTCCAGGAATGGACCGGGAGGCCAACGAGTACATGGACTTCACTTTGGTGGCCGTGGAACGCGTGCAGAATATGATCCGAAGTCTTCTGGGCTACTGTAGCTTGGATTCGAAGCGTCGAGCCGCGTCGCTTTTCAATTTGCAGGAGGCGGTCGACCTGTCGCTGAGGGATCTGACGAAGCGAATCGAAGAGCGGGGCGTGGAAATCTCCGTTGTGGATGCATTGGGATCAGTCTACGGCGACCGAAACCAGATCTCCTTGGTTTTCCAGAATTTGTTCAGCAATGCGATCAAGTTCAACCGCAGCGATCGTCCGACGATCAAGATAGCTTGTCGCACGGTATCCTCCTTCGAAATTGGCAGGGAAGAGTTGCGAGAAGGCGACTACACGGTCGTTTCGATTGCCGACAATGGAATTGGCATTC